A window of the Henckelia pumila isolate YLH828 chromosome 3, ASM3356847v2, whole genome shotgun sequence genome harbors these coding sequences:
- the LOC140887758 gene encoding calcium-dependent protein kinase 26-like, with product MGNNCVHGKIDEDGFFYTVSRSLWWSKSPEMIALSDEAPNSVKNKPPELIKIELEDIFVKGGRKQPRELGTWEEETIKKDVIKSAQVKPEQVIMIVKENPNKVDPSQPIKPKSLNRNMSVGLQVDSVLKTKTGHLKEYYNLGRELGHGQYGTTFLCVEKKTGKEYACKSIAKRKLLTMDDVDDVRREIEIMHHLSGDPNVISIKGAYEDSVAVHVVMELCGGGELFDRIVNRGHYSEKKAAELTRTIVGVIEACHSLGVMHRDLKPENFLFVNEDEDSPIKTIDFGLSVFFKPGEIFTDVVGSPYYVAPEVLCKRYGPEADVWSAGVVLYILLCGVPPFWGETEQEIFEEVLRGDIDFSSDPWPKISDGAKDLVKKMLVRDPKRRLTAHQVLCHPWVQVKGVAPDKPLDSAVLSRLTQFSAMNKLKKMALRVIAESLSEEEIAGLREMFKMIDTDNSGYITFEELKAGLKRFGANLNEPEIHNLMKAADVDNNGTIEYGEFIAATLHLNKIYKEDHLFIAFSFFDKDGSGYITQDELQIACQQFGIEDAHLEEMIQEADQNNDGQIDYNEFVSMMHKGNTDFDKKRFPSSFNIGFREALPVY from the exons ATGGGAAACAATTGTGTCCATGGGAAGATTGACGAGGATGGTTTCTTCTACACAGTTTCACGTTCATTATGGTGGTCTAAATCACCAGAAATGATTGCCCTGAGCGATGAAGCTCCCAATTCTGTCAAAAATAAGCCCCCTGAATTGATCAAGATAGAATTGGAAGATATCTTCGTGAAAGGAGGTAGGAAACAACCTCGGGAACTCGGAACATGGGAGGAGGAAACGATCAAGAAAGATGTAATTAAATCTGCTCAAGTGAAACCCGAGCAAGTGATCATGATTGTCAAGGAAAACCCCAACAAGGTAGATCCCTCCCAGCCCATAAAACCCAAGAGTTTGAATAGAAACATGAGTGTAGGTCTTCAAGTGGATTCTGTGCTTAAAACCAAGACAGGGCACTTGAAGGAGTACTACAATTTGGGTCGGGAACTCGGACATGGGCAATATGGGACAACTTTTCTTTGCGTTGAGAAGAAAACTGGAAAGGAATACGCTTGTAAATCCATTGCCAAGAGGAAGCTATTGACTATGGATGACGTTGATGACGTGAGAAGAGAAATTGAGATTATGCACCATTTATCCGGTGACCCGAATGTTATTTCGATCAAAGGGGCCTACGAGGATTCTGTTGCGGTTCATGTTGTGATGGAATTGTGCGGAGGAGGCGAGCTTTTCGACAGAATCGTTAATCGGGGGCATTACTCGGAGAAAAAGGCTGCTGAGCTTACCAGGACTATAGTTGGTGTTATAGAAGCTTGCCATTCTTTGGGAGTGATGCATCGAGACCTTAAGCCCGAAAATTTCCTATTTGTGAACGAGGACGAGGATTCGCCTATAAAGACCATAGACTTTGGGTTGTCTGTGTTTTTTAAGCCAG GAGAAATATTCACGGACGTTGTTGGGAGCCCTTACTATGTTGCGCCAGAGGTGCTTTGTAAGCGTTATGGACCCGAGGCGGACGTGTGGAGTGCTGGTGTTGTACTCTATATTCTACTCTGTGGTGTGCCTCCATTTTGGGGCG AAACTGAACAAGAAATCTTCGAAGAAGTTTTACGTGGCGATATTGACTTCTCATCAGATCCTTGGCCAAAAATCTCCGACGGTGCAAAGGATCTAGTCAAGAAAATGCTTGTAAGGGATCCAAAGAGACGGTTAACGGCTCATCAAGTCCTAT GTCATCCTTGGGTGCAGGTTAAGGGAGTGGCTCCAGATAAGCCTCTTGATTCTGCGGTTTTGAGTCGACTAACGCAGTTTTCAGCCATGAACAAACTCAAGAAAATGGCTCTCAGG GTGATTGCAGAAAGTTTGTCTGAAGAAGAAATTGCGGGTCTGAGAGAAATGTTCAAAATGATCGACACGGATAACAGTGGATACATTACTTTTGAAGAACTCAAGGCTGGATTAAAACGATTCGGGGCAAACCTTAATGAGCCCGAGATACACAATCTGATGAAAGCT GCAGATGTAGACAATAATGGTACAATTGAGTATGGAGAATTCATAGCTGCAACATTGCATTTGAACAAGATTTACAAAGAAGATCATTTATTCATAGCATTTTCCTTCTTTGATAAAGATGGGAGTGGATATATAACACAAGATGAGCTTCAAATAGCTTGTCAACAATTTGGGATAGAAGATGCGCACTTGGAAGAAATGATCCAAGAAGCTGATCAGAATAAC GATGGGCAGATAGATTACAACGAGTTTGTGAGTATGATGCACAAAGGGAACACGGATTTTGACAAGAAGAGGTTTCCGAGCAGTTTTAACATCGGATTCAGGGAGGCATTGCCTGTGTACTGA